Proteins from a single region of Kluyveromyces lactis strain NRRL Y-1140 chromosome C complete sequence:
- the NGR1 gene encoding Ngr1p (some similarities with uniprot|P32831 Saccharomyces cerevisiae YBR212W NGR1 negative growth regulatory protein): MPTIPAPPTTTLQSSNELPRTLWMGDLDPGFDELIIASIWQSLGKSVKVKLIKSKTNALVPINSTSIPNNASSNALEINGVSFIDPNKTNLHHAGYCFVEFESFEDAQQALTLNATPIPNISCNTTASKRTNDDGKRKFRLNWANGATLHSTILPTPEFSLFVGDLSPFATEADLLSLFQTKYNSVKTVRVMTDPITGASRCFGFVRFANETERRNALIEMNGVQFQGRQLRVAYATPRNNVAQQHLSGNLGQQLHSNIILQQQQQQQQQQQQQQQQQQQQQQQQQQQQHEQQLQLQHLQLQHQQQQQQQQQQQQHHHHHQLQFQNHHIQPHQQQKAPPLINHQVAPMMNQTAPMLLDTANVLVSLQMPPPQANPSVNDVILTGNSNGTTGSSTTSNSNSNYSINNKQNNNFDVNNPNGLSVYSPTSSSTTTVNNNAMNAGVSSTTVFVGGLNPNINELQLFELFKPFGTITDVKIPPGKQCGFVKYNERLEAEAAINGLQGFIIMGSPIRLSWGRLNSNSASASNATTTTAPPSSYLYV, translated from the coding sequence ATGCCGACTATTCCAGCACCACCAACAACCACTCTACAGTCTTCCAATGAATTACCTAGGACTTTATGGATGGGCGATCTTGATCCTGGGTTCGATGAGCTGATCATCGCTTCTATATGGCAGAGTCTTGGCAAATCTGTCAAggtgaaattgatcaaaagtAAAACTAATGCTCTGGTCCCTATCAACAGTACTTCGATTCCAAATAATGCTTCCAGCAATGCGTTAGAAATAAACGGTGTCTCTTTCATTGATCCTAATAAGACAAATTTACATCATGCAGGTTACTGTTTCGTGGAATTTGAATCGTTTGAAGATGCGCAGCAAGCATTGACACTCAATGCTACTCCTATACCGAACATTTCATGTAACACAACCGCGTCTAAACGGACCAACGATGATGGCAAGAGGAAGTTCAGATTAAACTGGGCTAATGGTGCCACATTGCATTCTACCATTCTTCCGACTCCGGAATTTTCGTTGTTTGTTGGCGATTTGTCCCCATTCGCTACTGAAGCTGATTTGCTATCGTTATTCCAAACTAAGTACAACAGTGTGAAAACTGTAAGAGTCATGACCGATCCTATCACCGGTGCGTCGCGCTGCTTTGGTTTCGTAAGGTTTGCTAATGAAACcgaaagaagaaatgcATTAATTGAAATGAATGGTGTGCAATTTCAAGGAAGACAGTTAAGGGTCGCATATGCTACACCAAGGAATAACGTTGCTCAGCAACACCTGTCCGGGAATCTGGGCCAACAGCTGCATTCGAATATAATTCTtcagcaacagcaacagcaacaacagcaacaacaacaacaacaacaacaacaacaacaacaacaacaacaacagcagcaacaacaacatgAACAGCAATTACAGTTACAGCATCTACAACTacaacatcaacagcaacaacaacaacaacaacaacaacaacaacatcatcatcatcatcaattaCAATTCCAAAATCATCACATTCAGCCACATCAGCAACAAAAAGCCCCCCCACTGATAAATCACCAAGTGGCACCCATGATGAATCAAACTGCTCCAATGCTCTTAGACACAGCTAATGTCTTAGTTTCTTTGCAAATGCCTCCACCGCAGGCCAATCCTTCAGTTAATGATGTAATACTCACTGGAAATAGTAATGGTACGACCGGTTCCTCCACAACAAGTAATTCCAACAGTAACTACTCAATTAATAACAAACAGAACAACAACTTCGATGTTAATAACCCCAACGGGTTGTCTGTGTATTCACCAACTTCCTCCTCAACCACAACAGTAAACAATAATGCGATGAACGCTGGGGTCTCTTCTACCACTGTATTTGTTGGTGGTTTGAATCCAAATATCAATGAGCTACAGCTTTTTGAGCTTTTTAAACCTTTTGGTACCATCACTGATGTAAAGATTCCTCCTGGTAAACAATGCGGATTTGTCAAATACAACGAAAGATTGGAAGCAGAAGCTGCAATCAATGGATTACAAGGGTTTATCATCATGGGCTCACCAATCAGGCTTTCATGGGGCAGACTAAACTCAAATTCAGCATCAGCTTCAaatgcaacaacaacaacagctCCTCCTTCATCCTACTTGTACGTTTAG
- the MET8 gene encoding bifunctional precorrin-2 dehydrogenase/sirohydrochlorin ferrochelatase MET8 (similar to uniprot|P15807 Saccharomyces cerevisiae YBR213W MET8 Bifunctional dehydrogenase and ferrochelatase involved in the biosynthesis of siroheme also involved in the expression of PAPS reductase and sulfite reductase), giving the protein MLQLSHKLDGRHILLVGCGEVGYTRVLKLLPTGCKLTIISPEIHPKLTDLVNNDQYQPGQIYKYLARNFEEDDLVMYGNNQVSKVEDLNKPLGFHMVFTCLPDLKLSTRIYQLTKLKLGMGTLCNVADQPPLCDFYFGANLRLGDENFGLSIMISSEGMSPRFTALFKKELLSRYGDYPIKECVGKLSEVRERVRTTSEKYLDQFDNDNAQLIKFRMEWLKALTDKMGIECYKLDTDKVIKLFEDMIKTKRFELKDVPENSIM; this is encoded by the coding sequence ATGCTCCAATTGAGCCATAAACTAGACGGAAGACATATCTTGTTAGTGGGATGCGGTGAAGTAGGATATACCAGAGTGTTGAAACTTTTACCGACAGGATGTAAACTAACAATTATATCCCCAGAAATCCATCCCAAATTAACAGATCTAGTCAATAACGATCAATATCAACCAGGCCAGATCTACAAGTATTTGGCGAGgaactttgaagaagatgatttgGTGATGTACGGTAACAATCAAGTAAGtaaagttgaagatttgaataaacCGCTAGGATTTCATATGGTTTTCACTTGTCTTCCGGATCTAAAATTGAGCACTCGTATTTACCAGTTgacaaaattgaaacttgGCATGGGTACTTTATGCAACGTTGCAGACCAACCACCATTATGTGATTTTTATTTTGGAGCAAATCTCAGGCTAGGAGATGAAAATTTCGGTCTATCAATTATGATCAGCAGTGAGGGAATGTCTCCCAGGTTCACGGCtttattcaagaaagaattattgTCAAGGTACGGTGATTATCCAATTAAAGAATGTGTGGGGAAACTAAGTGAGGTTAGGGAAAGGGTAAGAACGACATCAGAGAAATATTTAGACCAGTTCGATAATGATAATGCTCAGTTAATTAAATTCCGCATGGAATGGCTAAAGGCATTAACGGATAAGATGGGAATAGAGTGTTACAAACTCGATACAGATAAAGTGATAAAgctttttgaagatatgaTTAAGACTAAGAGGTTTGAGTTGAAAGACGTTCCAGAAAACTCAATAATGTGA
- the OLE1 gene encoding stearoyl-CoA 9-desaturase (similar to uniprot|P21147 Saccharomyces cerevisiae YGL055W OLE1 Fatty acid desaturase required for monounsaturated fatty acid synthesis and for normal distribution of mitochondria), translating to MEQVDLVNANVLAAGANKKSVRVVNGLGSLMGSKQMADVDFENDSNMDYLLEQDKKEKEKYKNKRHISELPWTLNNWHLHLNWLNLILVVAIPLYGVYMALSGRVPLRHEILIFSMIYYCIGGISITGGYHRLWAHRAYSAHWPLRLFFAVFGAASVEGSIKWWSHSHRIHHRYTDTVRDPYDARRGLWYSHMGWMLLQPNPKHRARADIADLTDDWIVRWQHRNYIPLMLFSAFILPALFCHYMWNDFWGGLIYGGVLRVCAIQQATFCINSLAHYLGDQPFDDRRTPRDNWITALVTFGEGYHNFHHEFPTDYRNAIKWYQYDPTKVLIYLTSLFGLSYDLKKFSQNAIQQGLVQQQQKKLDRTRSKLNWGSPLSKLPVWDKDEFMEKLKSNNGLVVISGIVHDVSGYITEHPGGETLIQASLGKDATKAFNGGVYLHSNAAHNILATMRIAVVKDNVDQAAKFAARRGEVYEKK from the coding sequence ATGGAGCAAGTGGATTTAGTGAACGCTAATGTGTTGGCCGCAGGGGCCAATAAGAAGTCCGTCCGTGTTGTTAACGGGCTTGGGTCATTGATGGGGTCTAAACAGATGGCGGACGTTGATTTTGAGAATGACTCTAATATGGATTACCTATTGGAACAAGAtaagaaggaaaaggaaaagtatAAGAACAAAAGACATATTAGTGAGTTGCCATGGACTCTGAATAACTGGCATCTGCATTTGAACTGGTTGAACTTAATCTTGGTGGTGGCTATCCCTCTTTATGGTGTTTACATGGCACTATCGGGTCGTGTGCCATTAAGACATGagattttgatcttctcGATGATTTACTACTGTATCGGTGGTATTTCTATTACAGGTGGTTATCATAGATTGTGGGCTCACAGGGCTTACTCTGCACACTGGCCATTGCGTTTATTCTTCGCCGTGTTCGGTGCCGCTAGTGTTGAAGGTTCCATCAAATGGTGGAGTCACTCACACAGAATTCACCATCGTTATACCGATACAGTTAGAGATCCATACGACGCAAGACGTGGTCTTTGGTACTCTCATATGGGATGGATGCTTTTGCAACCAAACCCAAAGCACAGAGCTAGAGCCGATATCGCTGATTTAACAGATGACTGGATCGTCAGATGGCAACACAGAAACTATATCCCATTGATGTTGTTCTCTGCTTTCATTCTGCCCGCTTTATTCTGTCATTACATGTGGAACGACTTTTGGGGCGGTTTGATTTACGGGGGTGTTCTAAGGGTCTGCGCTATCCAACAAGCTACTTTCTGTATCAACTCCTTGGCTCATTACTTGGGTGACCAACCTTTCGATGATAGAAGAACTCCAAGAGATAACTGGATCACTGCTTTGGTCACCTTCGGTGAAGGTTACCATAATTTCCACCACGAATTCCCAACCGATTACCGTAACGCTATCAAATGGTACCAATACGATCCAACCAAGGTTCTGATCTACttaacttctttgtttggTCTATCGTATGacttgaaaaaattctCTCAAAACGCTATCCAACAAGGTTTGgttcaacaacaacaaaagaaattggacCGTACAAGATCAAAGTTGAACTGGGGGTCTCCATTGTCAAAATTGCCTGTATGGGATAAGGACGAAttcatggaaaaattgaaatctaATAACGGTTTGGTCGTCATCTCGGGTATCGTCCACGATGTTAGTGGATATATCACTGAACACCCAGGCGGTGAGACTTTGATTCAGGCTTCATTGGGTAAAGATGCTACTAAGGCTTTCAACGGTGGTGTCTACTTGCATTCTAACGCCGCTCACAACATCTTGGCTACCATGAGAATCGCTGTGGTCAAGGACAATGTTGATCAAGCTGCTAAGTTCGCCGCAAGAAGAGGTGAAGTTTACGAAAAGAAGTAG
- a CDS encoding uncharacterized protein (similar to uniprot|P53172 Saccharomyces cerevisiae YGL056C SDS23 Spindle pole body protein and similar to YBR214W uniprot|P38314 Saccharomyces cerevisiae YBR214W SDS24 Nuclear protein with similarity to S. pombe Sds23, suppresses dis2 mutations) — protein sequence MQSSGSSASSSRHVSIVELLSTPPNAGVPSNSAAPSSSSRVAAQAQVQSQSQSPKLSATAAAAAAATADNFGNGNSNFGQAGAGTPAGSHIHHGSDAESISSISSASTTSMHCPLERTGSGTGSGYVPGPNSDVPISPSLSAVDTLHSHSVSRTNSESSFDTQLSRIHTTKWQLIPLSQLVEQNKLIFIDGSISVEEAFNTLVKYNLTSLPVENSPDDIDCLTFDYNDLNSYLLLVLNKITVNNPEVTRQCQLGHPVPVGEIIKLTPKNPFYKLPEQENLSTAMMILGSGVHRVAITNQENTKITGILSQRRLIKYLWDNARSFQNFEHLFQKSLKDLKIGVLDTHTKPTSRQSRVISIQGDELLIMALFKMHTERISSIAVIDPQGNLLGNISVTDVKHITRTSQYPLLQNTCLHFISVILDKRGIEMGKDSFPIFHVYPTSSLARTIAKLVATKAHRLWIVQPSGDTPVDSEKDKRSGKLIGVVSLTDILGLLARHQTEFKRVDPLAARRQRGSIV from the coding sequence ATGCAGTCTTCAGGTTCTAGTGCTTCTAGCAGCAGACATGTTTCTATCGTGGAACTTTTGTCCACTCCGCCTAATGCAGGTGTTCCTTCTAATTCGGCAGcaccatcttcttcttcaaggGTAGCAGCACAAGCGCAGGTACAATCGCAATCACAATCACCAAAGTTatcagcaacagcagcagctgCCGCTGCAGCCACTGCTGATAACTTTGGCAATGGTAACAGCAATTTCGGTCAAGCAGGGGCCGGGACCCCTGCTGGTTCGCATATACACCATGGGTCGGATGCAGAAAGTATTAGCAGTATTAGCAGTGCTAGCACGACCAGCATGCATTGTCCGCTCGAACGTACTGGCAGTGGTACCGGTTCTGGTTACGTTCCTGGTCCCAATTCAGATGTTCCAATATCTCCATCTCTATCAGCAGTAGATACGCTACATTCGCATTCAGTGTCAAGAACAAACTCTGAATCGTCGTTCGACACTCAATTGTCCAGAATCCACACTACGAAGTGGCAACTGATCCCATTGTCGCAGTTGGTCGAACAGaacaaattgatttttATTGATGGTTCTATTTCCGTGGAGGAAGCCTTTAACACGTTGGTGAAATACAATTTGACGTCTTTACCTGTGGAAAACTCTCCTGATGATATCGACTGTTTAACTTTTGATTATAACGATTTGAACTCGTATTTGTTGTTAGTGCTCAATAAGATTACCGTTAATAACCCGGAAGTAACAAGACAGTGCCAATTGGGACATCCGGTACCCGTAGGGGAAATCATTAAATTGACTCCGAAAAATCCATTTTATAAATTGCCGGAACAAGAGAACTTATCCACTGCAATGATGATCCTTGGTTCAGGTGTCCATAGAGTCGCCATCACAAACCAGGAAAATACTAAGATTACAGGTATCCTTTCacaaagaagattgatCAAATATTTGTGGGATAACGCTAGATCAttccaaaactttgaacacctgttccaaaaatctttgaaagatttgaaaatcGGTGTTCTAGATACTCATACTAAACCTACCTCGAGACAATCAAGAGTGATCTCCATTCAAGGCGATGAATTGTTGATAATGGCCCTTTTCAAAATGCATACGGAAAGAATCTCGTCCATCGCGGTAATAGACCCGCAAGGTAACCTTTTGGGAAATATTTCGGTCACAGACGTCAAGCACATCACAAGAACTTCCCAATATCCGTTGTTACAGAATACCTGTTTACATTTCATAAGTGTTATCCTAGATAAGAGAGGTATTGAAATGGGTAAAGATTCATTCCCTATCTTCCATGTTTACCCTACATCTTCTCTTGCAAGAACAATTGCCAAGTTGGTCGCAACAAAGGCTCACAGATTGTGGATCGTACAACCTTCCGGAGATACTCCAGTAGATAGCGAAAAGGATAAACGTTCCGGGAAACTCATCGGAGTGGTCTCATTGACGGATATCTTAGGGTTATTGGCAAGACATCAAACTGAATTCAAAAGAGTCGATCCACTTGCTGCTAGAAGACAAAGAGGAAGCATCGTATGA
- a CDS encoding uncharacterized protein (some similarities with uniprot|P53171 Saccharomyces cerevisiae YGL057C): MPRPVPKSLLLRQARRLSPATQAPTPTLGALISQFTLSDNFDETTLEEQYEQLKPLLTSITLTNVPFDTWTSNDINVLKHHLDAKAPLPWKFLTDDEKRVWYLLGFGTWGPRKEFNKVKPNDIQWNANAKVSSNQSDVPKVVTPIPICSSDRIEWEKKKRQLDPLTISVGVFASMITLTAFLV, translated from the coding sequence ATGCCACGTCCGGTACCCAAGTCTTTACTGCTACGTCAAGCCAGACGTCTTTCTCCGGCAACTCAAGCACCAACCCCAACATTAGGTGCTTTAATATCACAATTCACACTTTCAGATAATTTCGATGAGACAACTTTAGAAGAACAATACGAACAACTGAAGCCTCTTCTGACCAGTATAACATTGACAAATGTGCCCTTTGACACCTGGACTTCCAATGATATTAACGTACTAAAACACCATCTTGATGCAAAGGCACCGCTGCCTTGGAAATTTTTAACCGATGACGAAAAACGAGTGTGGTATCTTTTGGGGTTTGGAACTTGGGGTCCGCGGAAAGAGTTCAATAAGGTAAAACCTAATGACATTCAGTGGAATGCGAATGCTAAGGTAAGTTCCAATCAAAGCGATGTTCCTAAGGTGGTGACACCTATACCGATTTGTTCAAGTGACAGAATCGAAtgggaaaagaaaaagagacAACTAGATCCGCTAACAATATCAGTGGGCGTATTCGCCTCGATGATCACTCTCACAGCATTCCTTGTATAA
- the RAD6 gene encoding E2 ubiquitin-conjugating protein RAD6 (highly similar to uniprot|P06104 Saccharomyces cerevisiae YGL058W RAD6 Ubiquitin-conjugating enzyme (E2) involved in postreplication repair (with Rad18p) sporulation telomere silencing and ubiquitin-mediated N-end rule protein degradation (with Ubr1p)), with amino-acid sequence MSTPARRRLMRDFKRMKEDSPPGVSASPLPDNVMIWNAMIIGPADTPYEDGTFRLLLEFDEEYPNKPPHVKFLSEMFHPNVYANGEICLDILQNRWTPTYDVASILTSIQSLFNDPNPASPANVEAATLFQDHKSQYVKRVKETVEKSWEDDMEDMADEDEDEE; translated from the coding sequence ATGTCTACGCCAGCTAGGAGGAGGTTGATGAGAGacttcaaaagaatgaaaGAAGACTCGCCACCAGGCGTATCTGCGTCGCCGCTACCTGATAATGTGATGATCTGGAATGCAATGATTATCGGCCCCGCAGATACGCCGTATGAAGATGGAACGTTTAGATTATTACTAgaattcgatgaagaatatCCAAATAAACCGCCGCACGTCAAATTCTTGAGTGAGATGTTCCATCCTAACGTGTATGCCAATGGTGAGATTTGCTTGGACATTCTTCAGAATAGATGGACTCCGACATATGACGTTGCATCGATTCTAACGTCAATTCAGTCGTTATTTAATGATCCCAATCCTGCATCGCCTGCTAACGTTGAAGCAGCAACTTTATTCCAGGATCACAAATCTCAGTACGTGAAACGTGTGAAAGAGACCGTAGAAAAGTCATGGGAAGATGATATGGAAGACATGGCAgacgaagacgaagatgaagaatgA
- the PKP2 gene encoding protein kinase PKP2 (similar to uniprot|P53170 Saccharomyces cerevisiae YGL059W Hypothetical ORF), translated as MSRNSVVRKVLDISQVPDFSRYSATRSINELAPYISSTLSAYPTESKYINQYHYYHNDNVLVKKYLQKKPHPMSLKQLAQYYDDSSKLTKMKIISSGKFVKEELCVRIAHKLDLLQNLPFDVVNNFHFNQVYESYYNIFERFRKFPEIKDEKDNLKFCQFLHAILSDFNSLNLPHLIMGALECRILDLYPQDKMDALISDLLRARISRRLIVEEHLSITSNYLSGKKENTLVLGDIFQKCNAKEYLNGAREVCEAYINNMYFAGIKMPELIINGDTELEFYFLPSHLKFLLGEILRNSYEVTVKETIRLGLEKAPPVTVTIISNDQSYLFRISDRGGGVPHSDKQIWSFGKSKELAKQSLDNFHHLPGLQTLSLYDSSNGAHLKSDRYRQTSLDRMSENNLTKGKFKVGQPLMELLKRSPRYKLGIGLALCKVYAEYWNGDLTVHSIQGYGTDTVLKLGNLMRHTDKLQLDRV; from the coding sequence ATGTCACGGAATAGCGTTGTAAGGAAAGTATTGGATATATCGCAGGTGCCTGATTTTTCGCGGTATTCTGCAACGAGGTCCATCAATGAGCTTGCACCCTACATTTCCAGCACTTTAAGCGCATATCCCACAGAATCAAAATATATCAACCAGTACCATTACTACCATAATGATAATGTCTTGGTTAAGAAGTATTTGCAGAAGAAACCACATCCAATGTCGTTGAAACAGTTGGCGCAGTATTACGATGACTCAAGTAAGTTaacgaagatgaaaattatttcttctgggAAATTTGTGAAAGAGGAGCTATGTGTTCGTATCGCACATAAATTAGACCTATTGCAAAACTTGCCTTTCGATGTAGTGAAtaatttccatttcaatCAGGTGTATGAATCATATTAtaacatctttgaaaggTTCAGAAAGTTCCCGGAGATCAAGGACGAGAAGGacaatttgaagttttgtCAGTTTCTACATGCGATTTTATCAGatttcaactctttgaacTTGCCTCATTTGATTATGGGTGCTTTGGAATGTAGAATCCTGGATTTGTACCCTCAGGATAAAATGGATGCATTGATTTCGGATTTATTGAGAGCCCGGATTAGTAGAAGGTTGATCGTAGAAGAACATTTGAGTATCACATCCAATTATTTAAGTggaaagaaggaaaacaCACTTGTTTTGGGagatattttccaaaaatgTAACGCCAAGGAGTACTTGAACGGTGCGAGGGAAGTATGTGAGGCATACATCAATAATATGTATTTTGCGGGCATCAAGATGCCCGAATTGATTATCAACGGGGACACTGAACTAGAATTCTATTTCCTACCATCGCATCTAAAGTTCCTATTGGGAGAAATCTTAAGAAACAGCTACGAAGTGACTGTCAAGGAGACCATACGATTGGGACTAGAAAAGGCACCTCCGGTGACAGTAACTATAATATCGAATGACCAAAGTTATCTTTTCAGAATCAGTGATAGAGGTGGTGGAGTGCCACATTCTGATAAGCAGATATGGTCCTTTGGTAAATCAAAAGAGCTAGCCAAGCAATCCCTAGACAACTTCCATCACTTGCCTGGATTGCAGACTTTGTCGTTATATGATTCTTCTAACGGTGCTCATCTAAAATCAGATCGTTACAGACAAACATCGCTAGATCGGATGTCAGAAAACAATTTGACGAAAGGTAAATTTAAAGTTGGACAACCGCTAATGGAGCTTCTCAAACGATCTCCCAGATATAAACTTGGAATTGGTCTCGCACTATGCAAAGTATATGCCGAATATTGGAACGGTGATTTGACCGTACATTCTATTCAAGGTTACGGTACCGATACCGTTCTCAAACTAGGAAATTTGATGAGGCATACGGACAAATTGCAATTGGATAGAGTTTAG
- the HPC2 gene encoding Hpc2p (weakly similar to uniprot|Q01448 Saccharomyces cerevisiae YBR215W HPC2 Highly charged basic protein required for normal cell-cycle regulation of histone gene transcription mutants display strong synthetic defects with subunits of FACT a complex that allows RNA Pol II to elongate through nucleosomes) produces the protein MNEVTASDNNSASSSTSGSTSALTDEQPPTKKMKVVPNIAEELAKNRSPPLSNSHNNVKKQISISSLLSDPQPPKPVIRAPTIILPSQRPGTSNIEETDTNDILIARTKSPVSVLLDRPQSNTQNPTDSHDRGLTIPVTSIDTLLKNGSAMSTAPATDSTNAALKINGDGDSTKIEPASSTTSSTKDQKTKGKTKEETNNKVPRTTAKNTKSAASKSAKNSKATTAKNKKEPVKKDSRAKQDNKNKQDNKPKSESSTPGSTIATLSNNTPEVSALNETKVKLEQTELETADNKEDAKKDKSKKKKVETPRKLVPAPSIKSPKVTSMEVNGKPIVVLDIPLHDVSSNDYLDENGQVVFNVYNLIQEKYGSQLNKAKRNLMVDLNDDVEAAEDNEGEEAADIEHGGEDDDDDDDDDDEEEEDDVAASDPSKNKDNSVSPKKKRPHPLKGKSRIGKYDIEDPFIDDSELLWEEQRAATRDGFFVYFGPLIEKGQYASFQRVDGTMKKGGIKNPK, from the coding sequence atgaatGAAGTAACGGCTTCAGATAATAATTCGGCTTCCAGCTCAACGTCAGGTTCTACATCTGCCCTAACTGATGAACAACCTccaacaaagaagatgaaagtTGTTCCAAATATAGCAGAAGAATTAGCAAAGAATCGGTCACCTCCATTGAGTAACTCACATAATAACGTTAAGAAGCAGATATCGATATCATCTTTACTATCGGACCCTCAGCCTCCTAAACCAGTAATCCGTGCTCCTACAATTATTCTTCCCTCACAGCGACCAGGAACATCCaacattgaagaaacagataCAAATGATATCTTAATTGCCAGAACGAAGTCTCCGGTGAGTGTTCTACTGGATAGACCTCAAAGCAATACACAAAATCCAACAGATTCACACGATAGAGGGTTAACGATACCGGTTACCAGCATCGATACGCTGCTGAAAAACGGATCAGCAATGAGTACTGCTCCTGCAACGGATTCTACGAATGCAGCTTTGAAGATTAATGGTGATGGTGATTCAACTAAAATCGAGCCTGCGTCAAGTACGACGTCATCTACGAAAGACCAAAAGACTAAGGGGAAAACAAAGGAGGAGACTAATAACAAAGTACCGAGGACTACAGCAAAGAATACGAAGAGCGCGGCATCAAAATCAGCAAAAAATTCTAAAGCGACCACTGCAAAGAATAAAAAGGAACCAGTAAAGAAGGATTCAAGAGCAAAACAAGATAACAAGAATAAGCAGGATAACAAACCTAAATCGGAAAGTTCAACTCCTGGTAGTACTATTGCAACACTAAGCAACAACACACCGGAGGTTTCAGCACTTAATGAAACTAAAGTAAAATTAGAGCAAACAGAATTGGAAACAGCAGACAATAAGGAAGATGCTAAAAAAGACAAgtcaaagaagaaaaaagtcGAAACGCCAAGGAAACTTGTTCCGGCACCATCTATCAAATCGCCAAAGGTAACATCAATGGAAGTTAACGGGAAGCCGATTGTTGTACTTGATATTCCACTTCATGATGTGTCCAGTAACGACTATCTCGATGAAAACGGTCAAGTTGTTTTCAATGTATATAATTTGATTCAGGAAAAGTACGGCAGTCAATTGAACAAAGCTAAACGAAATTTGATGGTAGATCTGAATGATGACGTTGAAGCAGCAGAAGATAATGAAGGAGAAGAAGCGGCAGATATTGAGCACGGtggtgaagatgatgatgacgatgacgacgatgacgatgaagaagaggaagacGATGTTGCTGCATCTGACCCgtcaaagaacaaagataaTTCGGTttcaccaaagaaaaaacgCCCACATCCTTTGAAAGGTAAAAGCAGAATCGGTAAATATGATATCGAAGACCCATttattgatgattctgaatTATTATGGGAAGAGCAAAGGGCTGCAACTAGGGATggtttttttgtttacttCGGTCCTTTGATTGAAAAGGGACAGTATGCCAGTTTCCAAAGAGTTGACGGTACGATGAAGAAAGGTGGTATCAAAAATCCAAAATAA